One window of the Podospora pseudocomata strain CBS 415.72m chromosome 7, whole genome shotgun sequence genome contains the following:
- the NUC1 gene encoding nuclease (COG:F; EggNog:ENOG503NUPM; BUSCO:EOG092645MK) codes for MRLGGVECLNLSDPTVPCRGLFTADQQITGIFSKTALPTHHHHHPKAETTLIDTLQRCGHLFNRNTTMSKVTFAIVAGAGAAVGAAATAALFNKSSSSSPEGPRAPSSPSPAAAAPGAKPPSKPPSGPSPVNPSGLFDYGFPGPTSDLASRTSFISSYDRRTRNPHWVAEHITPQSLSLKSGDRKNSQFLEDPSIPEKFRAKLKDYFRSGYDRGHQVPAADCKWSQSAMDETFYLSNMCPQVGEGFNRDYWAHFEDFCRRLTSKYPSVRVVTGPLYLPRKEEDGKWYVKYEVVGSPAPNVAVPTHFYKVIFAEEKDSKDGPVAVGAFVLPNAVISNSKPLQEFEVPLEVVERASGLEFADKLDVRRRKRLCAETSCSVIVKEYAQRQKAFEKK; via the coding sequence ATGAGGCTCGGTGGGGTCGAATGCTTGAATCTGTCTGACCCCACGGTGCCTTGCAGGGGTCTTTTTACTGCCGATCAACAAATCACGGGAATTTTTTCCAAGACAGCCTtgcccacccaccaccaccaccatccaaagGCTGAGACAACCTTGATAGACACTCTTCAGCGGTGTGGCCACCTCTTCaaccgcaacaccaccatgtcAAAAGTAACCTTCGCCATcgtcgccggcgccggcgcagCAGtcggagcagcagccacagccgccctcttcaacaagtcctcctcctcctcccccgaagGCCCCAGggccccttcttctccctcccccgccgccgccgctcccGGTGCCAAACCCCcatccaaacccccctccggcccctcccccgtcaaccCCTCGGGTCTCTTCGACTACGGCTTCCCCGGCCCCACCTCCGACCTCGCCTCCCGcacctccttcatctcctcctaCGACCGCCGCACCCGCAACCCCCACTGGGTAGCAGAGCACAtaaccccccaatccctctccctcaaatcCGGCGACCGCAAAAACTCTCAATTCCTCGAagacccctccatccccgaaAAATTCCGCGCCAAACTCAAAGACTATTTCCGCTCCGGCTACGACCGCGGCCACCAAGTCCCCGCCGCGGACTGCAAGTGGTCCCAGTCCGCCATGGACGAGACGTTTTACCTCAGCAACATGTGCCCCCaggtcggggaggggttcAACAGGGATTACTGGGCGCATTTTGAGGATTTCTGTCGGAGGCTAACAAGCAAGTACCCCAgtgtgagggtggtgacgggGCCGTTGTATCTGCcaagaaaagaggaggacgggAAGTGGTACGTCAAGTACGAGGTGGTGGGCAGCCCGGCGCCGAACGTGGCGGTGCCGACGCATTTTTACAAGGTCATCtttgccgaggagaaggactcGAAAGATGggccggtggcggtgggggcgTTTGTGCTGCCCAATGCGGTTATTTCTAATAGCAAACCTCTTCAAGAGTTCGAGGTCccgttggaggtggtggagagggcgtCGGGGTTGGAGTTTGCGGACAAGTTggatgtgaggaggaggaagaggctttGTGCCGAGACGAGCTGTAGTGTGATTGTCAAGGAGTATGCGCAGAGGCAGAAGGCTTTTGAGAAGAAAtaa